In a single window of the Bicyclus anynana unplaced genomic scaffold, ilBicAnyn1.1 scaffold_42, whole genome shotgun sequence genome:
- the LOC112043017 gene encoding uncharacterized protein LOC112043017: protein METAPKVILPTQEGPGNGESLTAPSQPATAGSVAAVCPTYSGGGKVPPRAQHAQRPICYSQRTDGPALNEHTTIPEQRTPQIKPTRLTLTDTMDNTINTSSLAAALPPPNLDSAWTQVVPRHKRRKNKNKRRKRTNKRVGEELNRPMARTGGDTQVTGNNRIGGSDGPSGTGLQSTSGGSSPAVNVASRPGTNHTTGVFPSRPAKGIFNPNSNAQSLNIPAQRRTHPAACNSSGRSGGEADGKGGNPAASSSTSQSGKKRDRLDDTISPRGLHKRQKTERRTRAGATYASVAQPHLSVAIALQPKSDLTNQEAVGIQSQISKEIIGTCLQDPIPGLPLTHAPVFTGKAILSEGVLKLWCKDEPSLQWLHAVVPRLKSPRENHTVVVQRQCDIPSRIKTALYVPDYDGDIGTLHRVLSRQNPAYDVKSWSLYNYKRTNSRPPGVFLVMGIPQEQIEKILSHERRMAYMTGSIYLRFFRNEELSEIPPGWDLPPASKMETETTGTKAADSKTEASVTKTPGKNISDNTEPDFTAPGPSAPPSSDGTPWEGCRESEEVNSDDSDGSMDHLNIFIQEWAPGAHPN from the coding sequence ATGGAGACGGCACCAAAAGTAATTTTACCTACCCAGGAGGGTCCCGGAAACGGGGAATCCCTCACCGCGCCATCGCAACCGGCCACGGCCGGAAGCGTGGCTGCGGTCTGCCCCACGTACTCTGGGGGGGGCAAGGTACCGCCTCGTGCTCAGCACGCCCAACGACCCATTTGCTACTCCCAACGGACCGACGGACCCGCTTTAAATGAACATACCACCATTCCAGAACAACGGACCCCACAAATAAAGCCCACTCGACTAACCTTGACCGACACGATGGACAATACGATAAACACCTCCTCCTTGGCTGCCGCACTCCCGCCTCCGAATCTCGACTCTGCCTGGACCCAAGTGGTGCCCAGGCACAAAAGGcggaaaaacaaaaacaaaagacgAAAACGGACAAACAAACGAGTAGGGGAGGAATTGAATAGGCCAATGGCAAGGACGGGCGGGGACACCCAGGTGACAGGTAATAACCGGATAGGGGGCTCAGATGGTCCAAGTGGGACTGGGCTACAGTCGACATCCGGCGGCAGCTCACCCGCGGTGAATGTCGCTTCACGTCCGGGGACAAACCATACCACGGGTGTGTTCCCATCAAGACCGGCCAAAGGCATTTTCAATCCCAATTCAAACGCACAAAGTCTAAACATCCCCGCCCAACGTCGGACACACCCCGCCGCCTGCAATTCTAGTGGGCGAAGTGGCGGTGAGGCCGACGGCAAGGGCGGGAACCCTGCGGCGTCGTCGTCGACGAGCCAGTCCGGCAAAAAGCGGGATAGGCTTGACGATACGATCTCGCCCCGGGGACTTCATAAACGGCAAAAAACGGAAAGACGCACAAGGGCTGGGGCGACGTACGCGAGTGTGGCGCAACCACATCTTAGCGTCGCGATCGCCCTACAACCAAAGAGCGATCTTACAAACCAGGAGGCGGTGGGCATCCAAAGCCAGATCTCAAAAGAGATAATTGGAACCTGCCTACAAGACCCTATACCGGGTCTGCCTCTTACCCATGCACCAGTCTTCACAGGGAAGGCCATCTTAAGTGAGGGCGTCCTAAAACTGTGGTGCAAGGATGAACCTTCACTCCAGTGGCTACACGCAGTCGTCCCACGGCTGAAGTCACCACGGGAGAATCACACTGTGGTCGTACAAAGGCAATGCGACATCCCAAGCCGGATCAAGACGGCTCTTTATGTGCCGGATTACGACGGGGACATTGGTACTCTGCACCGGGTCCTCAGCCGTCAAAACCCGGCCTACGATGTAAAATCATGGTCTTTGTACAACTACAAGAGGACAAACAGCCGGCCTCCTGGAGTATTCCTAGTTATGGGAATACCCCAGGAACAAATCGAGAAAATCCTCTCACATGAGAGAAGGATGGCCTACATGACCGGCTCCATTTATCTCAGATTCTTCCGGAATGAAGAACTGAGTGAGATACCACCAGGGTGGGACCTCCCTCCCGCCTCTAAGATGGAGACCGAAACAACGGGAACAAAGGCAGCTGACTCAAAGACAGAGGCCTCTGTTACCAAAACCCCCGGTAAAAACATCTCAGACAACACTGAACCCGACTTCACGGCACCCGGACCTAGTGCACCACCCTCCTCGGATGGGACACCATGGGAAGGATGCCGTGAGTCGGAGGAAGTGAACTCTGATGATTCAGATGGCTCCATGGACCATCTAAACATCTTCATCCAAGAGTGGGCCCCTGGGGCCCACCCAAACTGA